The DNA sequence GATTTCGAGAATTTGGTCTTCGCTCAGTCCTTGGCCTTTGGCGAGCATGGTATGCGCGCTCTGGCAATAGCGGCAGCCGTTGAGCTGGCTGACGATGAGGTTGACCGCTTCCTGCTCCTGTCCGGTCAGTGAGGTCTTCCCTGCACCGAATCCCAGAAAATTTCCCAAGGCAGTCTCAGAATGGGCAAATGTCGCATAGAGATTGGGCACCATGCCGAGCTTGCTTTTGAGGGTATCGAAGATCTCCTGATTGGAAGGAGTCACTTGGTCGCGGGTAGGGACTGTGAAGTTTGCCATCATGTATGATTTTGAATGGTGAATAATGTGTTTGTCGTTGTTGACATTTCAAAGATGGCAGGTTGATGAGGCGAATTCGTTGTCAGTATTTCCCGAGGGTTTGGTCATTTTTCCCCAGATGCTGAAAATGTCTGATTTCTGAAGGCAGACGGGCTGAGTCCGTAGGTTTTCTTGAACATTTTGGAGAAGTGTGCCGAGTCCTCGAATCCCAGTTCATAGCCGATTTCCTTGGCGGTGAAGTCGGTCCCGATCAAGAGCCGTTTGGCCTCTAGCATGATCCGATTGTGGATGACTTGCAGGGGCGTCTCCTGATTGTACTGGGCGAATAGGTTGGAGAGCGTTTTGGGCGATCGATGCAGCAGATCCGCATAATCTTTGACTTGGCGCTTTTCGCGGAAGTGCTGATCCACTAGCAGATTGTATTGGCGGATCAGATCCACTTGATTTGGGGAAAATGTGTGGAGCGTGGCCTGCTCCTTGGCGAGTCGTGTGATGAGGATAATTAGGCGCTTGAGAAGCATTTGGAGCATCTCACCTTGGATGTTGTCGC is a window from the Pontibacter sp. G13 genome containing:
- a CDS encoding carboxymuconolactone decarboxylase family protein → MMANFTVPTRDQVTPSNQEIFDTLKSKLGMVPNLYATFAHSETALGNFLGFGAGKTSLTGQEQEAVNLIVSQLNGCRYCQSAHTMLAKGQGLSEDQILEIRGGGASFDAKLDALVKLAGNIVERRGKADQALVDAFLAAGYTEGSLVDLVLAVNKISITNYLHNLTQVPIDFPVAPELEKTIA
- a CDS encoding helix-turn-helix domain-containing protein, with amino-acid sequence MESSRPSYREYQESRLKAFFAMSEDFFGDLPHFAERDRLVYILWNRSDRPAQFQLDGVETTLAPDQMMSLTFLHHLVPTTGNPPITGWAFNRAFYCILDHDEEVSCNGIIFFGTQSVPIISLDMDHHRKMDLLYQVFEDELQTRDNIQGEMLQMLLKRLIILITRLAKEQATLHTFSPNQVDLIRQYNLLVDQHFREKRQVKDYADLLHRSPKTLSNLFAQYNQETPLQVIHNRIMLEAKRLLIGTDFTAKEIGYELGFEDSAHFSKMFKKTYGLSPSAFRNQTFSASGEK